From Zingiber officinale cultivar Zhangliang chromosome 5B, Zo_v1.1, whole genome shotgun sequence, the proteins below share one genomic window:
- the LOC121984539 gene encoding lon protease homolog 2, peroxisomal isoform X1 produces MEEVELPSRLAILPFRNKVLLPGAIIRIRCTSPSSVKLVEQELWQKEDKGLIGVLPVRDAEAATVGSLIAPGMGSDSEERGLKGSADAVGDSQKQDGKNPQELIHWHNRGVAARALQLSRGVEKPSGRVTYIVVLEGLCRFSVQELSARGTYYVARINRLDLTKSELEQAEQDQDLILLSRQFKAAAMELISILEQKQKTAGRTKVLLETVPVHRLADIFVASFEISFEEQLSMLDSVDLKVRITKATELVDRHLQSIRVAEKITQKVEGQLSKSQKEFLLRQQMRAIKEELGDNDDDEDDLAALERKMQSAGMPPNVWKHAQRELRRLRKMQPQQPGYSSSRGYLELLADLPWQNVSEEPELDLKAAKESLDRDHYGLVKVKQRIIEYLAVRKLKPDARGPILCFVGPPGVGKTSLASSIATALNRKFVRISLGGVKDEADIRGHRRTYIGSMPGRLIDGLKRVAVSNPVMLLDEIDKTGSDVRGDPASALLEVLDPEQNKTFNDHYLNVPFDLSKIIFVATANRVQPIPPPLLDRMEVIELPGYTPEEKLKIAMKHLIPRVLEQHGLSSEFLQIPEDMVKIIIQRYTREAGVRNLERNLSALARAAAVMVAEQDCNIQFSKDVQPMTTSLLDSRLADGAEVEMEVIPMNDNRPEISNAFASASVLVVDESMLEKVLGPPRYDDSETAERVATPGVSVGLVWTSFGGEVQFVEATAMVGKGDLHLTGQLGDVIKESAQIALTWVRARAANLKLSTAGEINILENQDIHIHFPAGAVPKDGPSAGVTLVTSLVSLFSQRKVRADTAMTGEMTLRGLVLPVGGIKDKVLAAHRYGIKRVILPERNLKDLTEIPSQILSSMEILLVKRIEDVLEHAFEGGFPWRRHSKL; encoded by the exons ATGGAGGAAGTGGAGCTCCCGAGTCGCCTGGCGATCTTGCCCTTCAGGAACAAGGTTCTCTTGCCCGGAGCGATCATCCGGATCCGCTGCACTTCTCCAAGCAG TGTGAAACTGGTAGAGCAAGAGCTGTGGCAGAAGGAGGATAAGGGTTTGATCGGTGTTCTTCCAGTTAGGGACGCTGAGGCTGCGACTGTGGGTTCACTGATAGCTCCAG GAATGGGCAGCGATTCCGAGGAGCGCGGGCTGAAAGGATCTGCTGATGCTGTGGGTGATTCTCAGAAGCAGGATGGGAAGAACCCACAGGAACTTATTCATTGGCATAACAG GGGTGTTGCTGCTAGAGCTCTGCAGCTCTCTAGGGGAGTTGAAAAACCAAGTGGCAGGGTCACATACATTGTTGTTCTTGAGGGGTTATGTAGGTTTAGTGTTCAGGAACTCAGTGCAAGAGGAACCTATTATGTTGCACGTATCAACCGCCTTGATTTAACAAAATCTG AGCTGGAGCAAGCTGAACAAGATCAAGATCTTATTTTGCTGTCTCGCCAATTTAAAGCTGCTGCAATGGAGTTAATTTCTATTCTTGAGCAG AAGCAGAAAACTGCTGGTAGGACAAAGGTTCTTCTTGAGACAGTTCCAGTGCATAGGTTGGCAGACATTTTTGTTGCCAGCTTTGAAATAAGCTTCGAGGAGCAATTGTCAATGCTGGATTCAGTTGATTTGAAAGTTCGGATCACAAAGGCCACTGAACTAGTTGACAGACATTTGCAG TCAATTCGTGTTGCAGAAAAGATAACTCAAAAGGTAGAGGGCCAGTTATCAAAGTCACAGAAAGAATTTCTTCTCAGACAGCAG ATGAGAGCTATTAAGGAGGAGCTTGGTgacaatgatgatgatgaagatgaTTTGGCTGCCTTGGAGAGAAAAATGCAGAGTGCTGGAATGCCTCCTAATGTATGGAAGCATGCTCAAAGAGAACTGAG GCGTCTGAGAAAAATGCAGCCTCAGCAGCCCGGATATAGTAGCTCACGTGGATACTTAGAACTTTTGGCCGATCTTCCTTGGCAGAATGTTAGTGAAGAACCTGAACTTGACTTAAAAGCTGCCAAAGAGAGTCTTGACCGTGATCACTATGGGTTAGTTAAAGTTAAGCAACGGATAATTGAGTATCTTGCTGTTAGAAAG CTTAAACCAGATGCCCGAGGCCCTATCCTTTGTTTTGTTGGGCCACCTGGAGTTGGAAAGACGTCATTAGCATCATCAATTGCTACTGCTCTAAATAGAAAATTTGTACGGATATCTCTTGGTGGTGTCAAGGATGAGGCAGATATCAGAGGTCACCGGAGGACATACATTGGAAGCATGCCAGGGCGCCTTATTGATGGATTGAAG AGAGTTGCTGTTAGCAATCCAGTAATGCTGCTTGATGAAATTGATAAAACCGGTTCTGACGTTCGGGGAGATCCAGCATCAGCATTGTTGGAAGTTCTTGATCCTGAGCAGAACAAAACTTTCAATGATCA TTATTTGAATGTTCCCTTCGAcctatcaaaaattatttttgttgcaactGCAAATAGAGTTCAACCCATTCCCCCGCCACTTTTAGATCGAATGGAAGTCATTGAACTTCCTGGCTATACACCTGAAGAAAAGCTAAAGATAGCAATGAAGCATCTTATACCACGTGTGTTAGAGCAGCATGGATTAAGCTCTGAATTTCTTCAAATACCTGAG GATATGGTCAAGATAATAATTCAGAGATACACTAGAGAAGCTGGTGTACGTAACCTGGAAAGGAACTTATCTGCTCTGGCTCGTGCAGCTGCGGTTATGGTTGCAGAGCAGGATTGTAACATTCAGTTTAGCAAAGATGTGCAGCCAATGACAACTTCTTTACTCGACTCAAGACTTGCTGACGGTGCTGAAGTTGAAATGGAAGTTATTCCTATGAATGACAATAGACCAGAGATATCTAATGCTTTCGCAAGTGCCTCAGTGCTGGTGGTAGACGAATCTATGCTGGAAAAAGTGCTTGGG CCTCCCAGATATGATGACAGTGAAACCGCAGAACGAGTGGCTACTCCAGGAGTATCTGTTGGGCTTGTTTGGACATCCTTCGGTGGAGAGGTTCAATTTGTTGAAGCCACAGCAATGGTGGGCAAGGGTGACTTGCATCTTACAGGACAACTTGGTGATGTTATTAAAGAATCAGCTCAAATAGCTCTTACATGG GTGAGGGCGAGAGCAGCAAATCTTAAGCTGTCCACTGCAGGCGAAATcaatattttagaaaatcaagATATTCATATCCATTTTCCCGCTGGTGCTGTGCCCAAGGATGGACCTTCGGCTGGAGTTACTTTAGTGACTTCATTAGTATCGCTGTTTAGTCAAAGAAAAGTTAGAGCAGATACTGCAATGACTGGTGAGATGACACTCAGAGGTCTTGTATTACCTGTGGGTGGTATCAAGGATAAG GTATTGGCCGCACATCGTTATGGCATCAAACGTGTTATATTGCCTGAACGAAATCTGAAGGATTTGACTGAAATTCCATCCCAAATTCTTTCCAGCATGGAG ATATTGCTCGTGAAGCGAATAGAGGATGTGCTGGAGCATGCATTTGAAGGTGGATTCCCTTGGAGACGACATTCAAAGTTATAG
- the LOC121984539 gene encoding lon protease homolog 2, peroxisomal isoform X2 — MEEVELPSRLAILPFRNKVLLPGAIIRIRCTSPSSVKLVEQELWQKEDKGLIGVLPVRDAEAATVGSLIAPGMGSDSEERGLKGSADAVGDSQKQDGKNPQELIHWHNRGVAARALQLSRGVEKPSGRVTYIVVLEGLCRFSVQELSARGTYYVARINRLDLTKSELEQAEQDQDLILLSRQFKAAAMELISILEQKQKTAGRTKVLLETVPVHRLADIFVASFEISFEEQLSMLDSVDLKVRITKATELVDRHLQSIRVAEKITQKVEGQLSKSQKEFLLRQQMRAIKEELGDNDDDEDDLAALERKMQSAGMPPNVWKHAQRELRRLRKMQPQQPGYSSSRGYLELLADLPWQNVSEEPELDLKAAKESLDRDHYGLVKVKQRIIEYLAVRKLKPDARGPILCFVGPPGVGKTSLASSIATALNRKFVRISLGGVKDEADIRGHRRTYIGSMPGRLIDGLKRVAVSNPVMLLDEIDKTGSDVRGDPASALLEVLDPEQNKTFNDHYLNVPFDLSKIIFVATANRVQPIPPPLLDRMEVIELPGYTPEEKLKIAMKHLIPRVLEQHGLSSEFLQIPEDMVKIIIQRYTREAGVRNLERNLSALARAAAVMVAEQDCNIQFSKDVQPMTTSLLDSRLADGAEVEMEVIPMNDNRPEISNAFASASVLVVDESMLEKVLGVVIYTLSSRKIFCLPDMMTVKPQNEWLLQEYLLGLFGHPSVERFNLLKPQQWWARVTCILQDNLVMLLKNQLK, encoded by the exons ATGGAGGAAGTGGAGCTCCCGAGTCGCCTGGCGATCTTGCCCTTCAGGAACAAGGTTCTCTTGCCCGGAGCGATCATCCGGATCCGCTGCACTTCTCCAAGCAG TGTGAAACTGGTAGAGCAAGAGCTGTGGCAGAAGGAGGATAAGGGTTTGATCGGTGTTCTTCCAGTTAGGGACGCTGAGGCTGCGACTGTGGGTTCACTGATAGCTCCAG GAATGGGCAGCGATTCCGAGGAGCGCGGGCTGAAAGGATCTGCTGATGCTGTGGGTGATTCTCAGAAGCAGGATGGGAAGAACCCACAGGAACTTATTCATTGGCATAACAG GGGTGTTGCTGCTAGAGCTCTGCAGCTCTCTAGGGGAGTTGAAAAACCAAGTGGCAGGGTCACATACATTGTTGTTCTTGAGGGGTTATGTAGGTTTAGTGTTCAGGAACTCAGTGCAAGAGGAACCTATTATGTTGCACGTATCAACCGCCTTGATTTAACAAAATCTG AGCTGGAGCAAGCTGAACAAGATCAAGATCTTATTTTGCTGTCTCGCCAATTTAAAGCTGCTGCAATGGAGTTAATTTCTATTCTTGAGCAG AAGCAGAAAACTGCTGGTAGGACAAAGGTTCTTCTTGAGACAGTTCCAGTGCATAGGTTGGCAGACATTTTTGTTGCCAGCTTTGAAATAAGCTTCGAGGAGCAATTGTCAATGCTGGATTCAGTTGATTTGAAAGTTCGGATCACAAAGGCCACTGAACTAGTTGACAGACATTTGCAG TCAATTCGTGTTGCAGAAAAGATAACTCAAAAGGTAGAGGGCCAGTTATCAAAGTCACAGAAAGAATTTCTTCTCAGACAGCAG ATGAGAGCTATTAAGGAGGAGCTTGGTgacaatgatgatgatgaagatgaTTTGGCTGCCTTGGAGAGAAAAATGCAGAGTGCTGGAATGCCTCCTAATGTATGGAAGCATGCTCAAAGAGAACTGAG GCGTCTGAGAAAAATGCAGCCTCAGCAGCCCGGATATAGTAGCTCACGTGGATACTTAGAACTTTTGGCCGATCTTCCTTGGCAGAATGTTAGTGAAGAACCTGAACTTGACTTAAAAGCTGCCAAAGAGAGTCTTGACCGTGATCACTATGGGTTAGTTAAAGTTAAGCAACGGATAATTGAGTATCTTGCTGTTAGAAAG CTTAAACCAGATGCCCGAGGCCCTATCCTTTGTTTTGTTGGGCCACCTGGAGTTGGAAAGACGTCATTAGCATCATCAATTGCTACTGCTCTAAATAGAAAATTTGTACGGATATCTCTTGGTGGTGTCAAGGATGAGGCAGATATCAGAGGTCACCGGAGGACATACATTGGAAGCATGCCAGGGCGCCTTATTGATGGATTGAAG AGAGTTGCTGTTAGCAATCCAGTAATGCTGCTTGATGAAATTGATAAAACCGGTTCTGACGTTCGGGGAGATCCAGCATCAGCATTGTTGGAAGTTCTTGATCCTGAGCAGAACAAAACTTTCAATGATCA TTATTTGAATGTTCCCTTCGAcctatcaaaaattatttttgttgcaactGCAAATAGAGTTCAACCCATTCCCCCGCCACTTTTAGATCGAATGGAAGTCATTGAACTTCCTGGCTATACACCTGAAGAAAAGCTAAAGATAGCAATGAAGCATCTTATACCACGTGTGTTAGAGCAGCATGGATTAAGCTCTGAATTTCTTCAAATACCTGAG GATATGGTCAAGATAATAATTCAGAGATACACTAGAGAAGCTGGTGTACGTAACCTGGAAAGGAACTTATCTGCTCTGGCTCGTGCAGCTGCGGTTATGGTTGCAGAGCAGGATTGTAACATTCAGTTTAGCAAAGATGTGCAGCCAATGACAACTTCTTTACTCGACTCAAGACTTGCTGACGGTGCTGAAGTTGAAATGGAAGTTATTCCTATGAATGACAATAGACCAGAGATATCTAATGCTTTCGCAAGTGCCTCAGTGCTGGTGGTAGACGAATCTATGCTGGAAAAAGTGCTTGGGGTAGTGATTTATACCTTAAGTTCAAGGAAAATTTTTTg CCTCCCAGATATGATGACAGTGAAACCGCAGAACGAGTGGCTACTCCAGGAGTATCTGTTGGGCTTGTTTGGACATCCTTCGGTGGAGAGGTTCAATTTGTTGAAGCCACAGCAATGGTGGGCAAGGGTGACTTGCATCTTACAGGACAACTTGGTGATGTTATTAAAGAATCAGCTCAAATAG